A window of Bacillus sp. DX3.1 genomic DNA:
TTATATAATATGGTTCGAATTATTGTCGGTACGCTGCTTAGCGTCGGTCAAGGGAAGATTGCTCCTGAAAGCATCCCAGACATTTTAAAAAAACAAGACCGTAGTTTTGCTGGGAAGATGGTACCGGGTCATGGGCTTTACTTATGGCAGGTAAACTATAACAACTAATCCTGGTGTAACATTTGCTTGACATTAGAAACTCAAAAGGATATCATAACATATGGTATTGTTTCTAAAACCACGATTAGCCCCGGAAGGAAATCGTGTTTAAGATAAACAATAGATTTTTTCTATGGAAAAGATAGCGAGTAGGAGGGAAACAAATGCGTACGACTTTTATGGCAAAAGCTAACGAAGTTGAGCGTAAATGGTATGTGGTTGATGCTGAAGATAAAACTTTAGGTCGCCTTGCTACTGAAGTAGCGTCCATTTTACGTGGTAAAAACAAACCAACATTTACACCACATATTGATACTGGTGATCATGTAATTATTATTAACGCTGAGAAAGTTCACTTAACAGGTAATAAATTAAACGATAAAATTTACTACCGTCACACAAATCACCCAGGTGGACTTAAACAAAGAACAGCTCTAGAAATGCGTACAAACTACCCTGTACAAATGTTAGAGCTTGCAATTAAAGGCATGCTTCCAAAAGGACGCTTAGGTCGTCAAATGTCTAAAAAATTAAACGTGTATGCTGGAGCAGAGCATCCACACCAAGCACAAAAACCAGAAGTTTACGAACTTCGCGGATAATTAATTAAAGGAGGGCTTACTTTGGCACAGGTACAATACTATGGTACTGGACGTCGTAAAAGTTCAGTAGCACGCGTACGCCTAGTTCCAGGCGAAGGACGCGTTATCATTAACGGTCGTGATTTTGAAAACTACATCCCATTTGCTGCATTACGTGAAGTAGTGAAACAACCTCTAGTTGCAACAGAAACTTTAGGTAACTACGATGTACTTGTAAACGTAAATGGTGGTGGATACACTGGTCAAGCTGGTGCAATCCGCCACGGTATTTCTCGCGCTTTACTAAAAGCTGATCCAGAATACCGTCTAACATTAAAACGTGC
This region includes:
- the rplM gene encoding 50S ribosomal protein L13; this translates as MRTTFMAKANEVERKWYVVDAEDKTLGRLATEVASILRGKNKPTFTPHIDTGDHVIIINAEKVHLTGNKLNDKIYYRHTNHPGGLKQRTALEMRTNYPVQMLELAIKGMLPKGRLGRQMSKKLNVYAGAEHPHQAQKPEVYELRG
- the rpsI gene encoding 30S ribosomal protein S9, translating into MAQVQYYGTGRRKSSVARVRLVPGEGRVIINGRDFENYIPFAALREVVKQPLVATETLGNYDVLVNVNGGGYTGQAGAIRHGISRALLKADPEYRLTLKRAGLLTRDARMKERKKYGLKGARRAPQFSKR